Sequence from the Bacteroidia bacterium genome:
TCAGCAGCAGGACCATAAGACCGGTGAAGGTGCGGAAATGCATTTAACAAATGTACCGGAAATTAGAGGGAAATCAAAGCTCCGAAACAGTCCTATTCAATACCTTTGAGCCAGTCAATGACGGTCCGGATCCTTTTGTTCACCCTGATGTTGGCCTTAGGCGCAAAGGCTGGCGAAAATGCCGACTCCATCCGGCTGTTCGGCACTCTCCTGCAAGGGGAGGGACTGGCCTTTTCCAAACCCGATAGTGCCCTCCTTTACCTGGAGCAGTGCCTGGCAGACTTGAACCGGTTGGAAGAAGACAGAGGCGAACGGCCAAACTGGGCGACCGTTCTTCGAACCTCACTTTACAACGATCTCGGTTTCATCATTCAGCGCAAAGGAAACTGGAATGATGCAATTCGCATGTACCAGGCTGCCCTTGATCTCCAGGGCGACAATGGCAACCCTGCTAATATTGCCCCTTTACAGTCGAATCTGGCCAACCTCTACCTGCAGGCGGGCAACTACAAGCTTGCGCGGAAACACGCGGAGGAAGCCCTCAGGACTTTCCGGTCTGAAAAAGACCTTGCCGGCATGATGAATTGCACCAACCTATTGGGCGAGATCGAAAAGAAACGGGGAAATTATCCCGCGGCGGAGAGTTATTTCAGGATGAGTATTGAGATGGGAAAAGGCATAGAAATCGTTCGCACCAACCTCCTTCGTTCCTACGAACTCCTGGGGATATCGAAATTCGAACAGCAAAAATACCGCGAAGCGGAAGAGATTTTCCATCTTGGTATTGCCGTCGGTTCCACCGGAAATGTTAAGATCAGCTTGTTCAATATCTACTATTACCTTGCGCAGGTTGCCTTGTTCAGGAGCAAGCTCTCTGATGCCGCCCACTACGCCGACTCCGCGTACTATTTCAGTATGAACAACAATTATCCGGCGGAACAGATCAAAAGCACAGCCC
This genomic interval carries:
- a CDS encoding tetratricopeptide repeat protein; amino-acid sequence: MTVRILLFTLMLALGAKAGENADSIRLFGTLLQGEGLAFSKPDSALLYLEQCLADLNRLEEDRGERPNWATVLRTSLYNDLGFIIQRKGNWNDAIRMYQAALDLQGDNGNPANIAPLQSNLANLYLQAGNYKLARKHAEEALRTFRSEKDLAGMMNCTNLLGEIEKKRGNYPAAESYFRMSIEMGKGIEIVRTNLLRSYELLGISKFEQQKYREAEEIFHLGIAVGSTGNVKISLFNIYYYLAQVALFRSKLSDAAHYADSAYYFSMNNNYPAEQIKSTALLSDIRYRLNDFRSAADLLRLSNSLREKFNNEKMANEINLLESEKKEMRFEMNRMKDEEKIRNQRNTIMAGIMFLVLFIVLLLLTYRNYLNKKRSHAEIALKNRIIEEKQRDIIASIHYAKRIQNGLLPTDKYIAKKLNDLNKA